GTGGGCGTGCCGTTCGGTCTCGGCGGCCAGCCGGGCGCGCAGTTCGGTCCAGTACTTCTCGTCGGCCAGCCAGTCGCCGGTGACGGGGGCGGCGGGGGCCGGGGCGCCCATCGCGATCAGGTCGGCGCGGCGGATCAGTTTGCGGCGGCGCAGTTCGGCGGCGCCGTCCGGCCGGCCGGTCAGGGCGGCCAGTTCGGCGGCGCGGGCGCGGCCCGCACCGCGCCGGGTGAGCCGGGGCGGTCGTACGTCGAGGACGGTGACCCCGCTGGGGACCCGGCCGCCGCCGGGCTCGCGCAGCACCGCGCGGTCGCCGATGCGCAGGGGCAGGCTCCGGCCGAGGGTGAGCCGGGCGGTGTCCTCTCCGACGGGGCGCAGGGTCGCCGGGACGGCGGCGGTCCCGATGTGCAGGGTGGCCTGGCGGGGCAGTTCGGCCACCGGCTCGCCGCCCACCCGGACGTCGATCACCTCGGTGGTGAGCCAGCGGTCCGGGGTGAGCAGCACCTGCCCCCGGCGCAGCGCCGCGTCCCCCTGGCCGTGCACGTTGACCGCGACGCGGGCGACCCCGCCCACAAACTCGCGGTTCTCGTGCAGGCTCTGCAGTCCGCGCACCCGCAGCACCGCCGAGCCGTCGCCGGTCACCAGCCGGTCGCCGACGCGCAGGGTGCCCGCGCCGAGCGTGCCGGTCACCACGGTGCCGTGGCCGCGCACGGTGAACGCCCGGTCCAGCCAGAGCCGTACGTCGGCCTCGGGATCGGGGTCGGGCAACTCCGCCGCCATCCGGGCGAGTTCGGCGCGCAGTTCGTCAAGTCCGGCGCCGGTGACGGAACTCACCGCGACCGACGCGACCTTGCCCAGGGAGGTCTCGGCCAGGCGCGACACGGCGTCCGCGCGCACCGGTTCGGGGTCGGCGAGGTCGCTGCGGGTGACCGCGAGGACGGCGTGCCGGACGCCGAGCGCGTCGAGGACGGCCAGGTGCTCCTGGGACTGGGGCTGCCAGCCCTGGTCGGCGGCGACCACGAACAGCACGGCGGGAACGGGTCCGGCCCCGGCGAGCATGGTCGGCACGAACCGCTCGTGCCCGGGCACGTCCACGAAGGCGAGGTGTTCGCCGTCCGGTCCGAGCCGTGTCCACACGAAACCCAGGTCGAGGGTGAGGCCCCGGCGGCGCTCCTCCTCGTACCGGTCGGGCTCCATCCCGGTCAGGGCCCTCACCAGGGCGGACTTGCCGTGGTCGACATGGCCGGCGGTGGCGAGGACGCGCATCACGCCCGCCTCCCCTCGGTGCCCGCCGAGCGCACGGCGCGGGCGAGCCGCTCGTCGTCGGCGGGCGGCACCGCCCGCAGGTCCAGCAGACAGCGGCCGGCCTCCAGGCGTCCGACGACCGGGAGCCGCCCGGTGCGCAGCGCGGCGGCGTACGGTTCGGGCAGGGAGAGCGCCACGCTGGGCAGCTCGACGCCGGGCGCTCCTCCCCCGCCGACCGTGGCGGTGCTGTCCACGGCCCGTACGTCGATGCCGTGGGCGCCGAGTTCGGCGGCGAGCCGGTCGGCGCGGGCCCGCAGTCCGGCGGGGTCGGCGGTGAGCGCGCGGGCGGTCGGGGTGGGCGGTCCGCTCAGGGTGGCCTCCAGCGCGGCCAGGGTCAGCTTGTCCACGCGCAGGGCGCGAGCCAGCGGATGCCGGGCGAGGGCGCGCACGAGGTCCCGGTCGCCGAGCAGCAGTCCGCACTGGGGGCCGCCGAGCAGTTTGTCGCCGCTCGCGGTGACGAGGGCGGCGCCCGCGCGCAGCTGGGTGGCGGCGTCGGGTTCCTCGGGCAGCGCCGGATGGGGGGCGAGCAGTCCGGAGCCGATGTCCACGACCACGGGGACGCCGAGGCCGGCGAGTTCGCCGACCTCGGCCGAGCGGGTGAAGCCGGTGATGCGGAAGTTGGAGGGGTGCACCTTCAGCACGAACCCGGTGCCGGGTCCGATGGCGTCGGCGTAGTCGGCGGCGGTCGTACGGTTGGTCGTCCCCACCTCGCGGAGCCGGGCGCCGGTGGAGACGAGCAGGTCGGGCAGGCGGAAGCCGTCACCGATCTCCACCATCTCACCCCGGCTGACGACGATCTCCTTGCCGGCCGCGAGCGCGGTGGCGGCCAGGACGAGGGCGGCGGCGCCGTTGTTGACGACATGGGCGTCCCCGGCGGCCGGCACCCTCTCCCGCAGCGCGGCCAGGGCGGAGCGGCCCCGGCGGGCCCGTACTCCGGTGGTCAGGTCGAGTTCCACGTCGGTGGGCCCGGCGGCCTCCGCCACCGCCTGCCGGGCGGCGTCCGACAGCGGGGCCCGCCCGAGGTTGGTGTGCAGCAGCACTCCGGTCGCGTTGATCACCGGCCGCAGTCCGCTCGCGGTGCCGGGCAGCAGGCCGAGCGCGGTCTCCGGCACCCGTTCCGGTGGCACCCGCCCGTCCCGGGCCCACTGCTGCGCCTCGCGCACGGCGGCCTTCACCACGGCCTGCCCGAGCCGCTCCACGGCCGCGGCAAGCCGGGGGTCGCGCAGGAGGACGTCGGTACGGGGCACCCGGCGACGGACATCGCCGCCGCCGGGGCCGTCACCGGAGCGCCCCGCCCGGGGCGCGCCACCGGCGGCCTCGCCCCGCGCGCCCGTCACGGCACCGGCCCCGGCGTCGCCTTTCACGCCCGTCGCGGCGGCGCCCTCACCTCTCGGGCCGCCCGCTTTCGCCACCGTCACGTCGGCCGTCGCCGCCTTCGCGCCTACCGCGTCCGCCGCGCGCGGTGTCACCCGCTGTTCCATGCCGCCCTTTCCCTCCGGTCCGGCCCTCGCCCTCGCCGACGGGCTCCGGCCATCGTCTCCCAGTGCCCTCGGCGGACCGTTCGACACGCCGGGCGGCGGACGTTGCGGCGGCCGGGGGTGCGGGTACCCGGCGCCGTATGAGCGAACGCAATGACCACCGCCACGACCGACCCGACCCGCGGGACGTGAACCGCCGGCACGAGGAGGAACGCCGGCACGCCGCCGAGGAGTCCGGAAACTCGCCGACGCCGACCCCCACCCCCCGCGATGTCGCGGAGCGCAGCGCCAAGGGCCGCAACGCCCCGCGGCCGGACACCCATGAGGAGGGCTCCGGGCACCGGTGACCGTCCCCGCCGTCTCATCGCCGTGACCGGCCGCCGCCGGCGCCGCCCGCGCCGTCGGCGCCGGGGGGCGGCCTGGGCACGGGGACGTCCCCGGCCGTCAGGTGTTCGAGCACCTCCACCAGTTCCTGGCAGGCCAGCTCCACCGAGCGCCGGGTGTTGCGCTGCTCGGTGATCAGGGCGGACATCAGCAGCGCGGTGAGCGCCATCGCGCCGTTGAACGCCTGGAGCTTGGCCATGACCTCGATGGCGCTCAGCCCGTGGAACGCCCCGCGGGCCTCCGTGGCCGCGAGACTGGCGAGCACGGACGTGAACAGCGCGCACAGCACGCTGCCCGCGAGCTGGAAGCGCAGAGCCGCCCAGATGATCAGCGGATACACCAGGAACAGCAGGCTGACCGAGCTGTAGACGGCCACCGGGACGAGCACGCAGGTGATGAGGGCGAGCGCGGTCGCCTCCTTCCACCGTCCGAAGGACGGGGGCAGCCGCACCCCGCGCAGCAACAGCAGCAGCGGGGTGACCAGCAGCACCCCCACCGCGTCGCCCACCCACCAGGCGAGCCACACGGGCCAGAACGCGTGCGTGGCCAGCTTTCCGGTGAGGACGAGCATGCCGACGCCGACGGTCGCGCTGATCGTCATGGCGCCCAGGGCGCCGAGGAACACCAGGGCGAGGCCGTCGCGGAAGCGGCTGAGGTCCACGCGGAAGCGGGCCAGGTGCAGCAGGATCGCCGCGCACACCGGGGCGGCGGTGCTGCCGAAGAGGATGCCGACCAGATCGGGACCGGGCGGCGCGAGGCTCAGGATGATGCCGAGGGCGCCGAGCGTGATGCCGGGCCAGCAGCCGATGCCGAGGATCAGCAGGGCGGCGACGGCGACGCCGGTCGGCGGGTAGATCGGGGTGACGACGGCGCTCTCCACGGACAGCTCGCGCAGCAGCCCGAGCCGGCCGGCGCCGTAGTAGCAGGCCGCGACGGCCAGTACCTGGACGACGTAGCCGCCCGGCCGGCGCAGTTCCGCGATACCCACCACAGCAGCCATCTCACACCGCCCGGCGCGGGTCGGCCAGGCGAGAGCGGGCGGCGTCCGGCCCTCCGGCTGAAATCCGGGACGCCGCTACAGCCGCGGTCCGGGCCCGTCGAGACCCACGACCAGCACGGCGGCGTCGTCCTCGTGTCCCACGCTTTCGGCGCCCTTGATCACGGCGGCGGCCAGCGCCTGACTCTCCAGACCGGCGACCGCGGCTATGCCCGCGAGGCGCACCACCTGGTCGAGGCCGGCCTCGACGTCCAGCAAGGGCCCCTCCACCACACCGTCGGTGAGCAGCACGCACAGCCCACCGGTGGTCAGCCGGTGCCGGGCCACCGGGTACTCGACGCCCCGCTGGACGCCGAGCGGCGGCCCGCCCTCGTCGTCGACGACGCCGGACTTGCCGTCCGCCGTGGCCCACACGAAGGGGATGTGCCCGGCCCGCGCACTCTCCAGCACCCCCGTGGCGGGGTCGACCCGCACGAAGGTGCAGGTGGCGAAGAGTTCGCTGCCGAGGGAGAGGAGCAGGTCGTTGGTCCGGGCGAGCAGTTCTCCCGGCTCCCCGGTGGCGAACGCGAGGGCGCGCAGCCCGGCGCGGACCTGGCCCATGAAGGCGGCGGCCTCGATGTTGTGTCCCTGCACGTCCCCGATGGACAACCCGATCCGCCCGTCGGGCAGCGGGAAGGCGTCGTACCAGTCGCCGCCCACGTTGAGGCCGTAGCAGGCGGGCGCGTACCGGACCGCGAGGTGCAGTCCGGGGGCGCTCGGCAGGTCCCGGGGCAGCATCCCCCGCTGGAGGGCGATGGCCAGCTCGACCTGGGTGCGCTGGAGTTCCGCGCGCTCGCGCGCCTGGGCGGTGAGCGAACCGAGCCTGGCCAGCAGCTCGTCGCCGTCGTCGGTGGAGCGCTTGCGGGGCATCGGCTCACTTCCGGCGGGAGGTGCCCGCGTCGGACACCTCCCTTGAATATCGGGCAAACGCCTAGATTTTACCTAAATCACACGAACTCGGCGCGCGCCGGAGGGATCACCCGGAACCTCCTCAGCCGGCGTCCGAGTCGATACCGGTGATCACCGCGGGGCCCAGCGGTGCGCTGCTCTCGTCCAGGCCGGCGCCGCGCAGCGCGGAGTCCGCGAGCCGGCGGGCCTCCTCCTCGGCGTGCGGGCCGGTGTCGGCCTCGACGGACAGCCGGAGGGTGAAGGTGTTGTCCTCGTTGACGTTGAGCACGTCCAGGTCCTCACTGCTGCCCATCCTGGTGCCGTGCGGGTCGGCGGGGCGCAGTGCCCTGGTCAGGCGGGTGCGGGTGTCCGCCCCGATCCCGGTGGTGAACGTGCCGGGGACGCTGATCAGGTAGGTCGTCATGACGGTCCTTTCCTCGGGCGTCCCCTCGACTACCCCGTTTCGAGCCCTTCGCACTGCGGCGCCGGCGCGACCGGCTCCTTGCGGACTCCTCACCGGGGTCACCGAGACACCGGCGTCACCGGGTCACCGGTTCACAGCGGGGAGTGCGCCACCGCCGTCACATAGGCGCCGAACGCCAGGGACACCAGGGTGAGGGCGCCGTAGACGAGCACCGCCTGGGCGGGGCGCACCCGCCAGGTCCGGGCGAGGGCGCGGGCCATGGGGACGAGGAGGGGGAAGGCGGGCAGCAGGAAGCGCGGCTTGGAGGAGAAGGAGCCGGAGCTCGCCACCACGAGCAGGATCAGGATCCCGGCGAAGGCCACCAGCACCAGCGGGGCCCGGTCCAGGCACAGCAGCGCGAACAGCAGCACCCCGGCCGCGACGACGAACAGGGCGACGGTGTAGACGACACCCCCGCCGTGCAGCAGCAGCGCCTTGACGAAGCGGGCCGAGCCGACGCCGAAGTCGAAGCGGGAGGCCCAGGCGCTCTGCACCGTGAAGTAGCCGCCGAGCGGATCGCCTACCTGGGTGCCCACCCACAGCACATAACCGAGGAAGCCCAGCGGGGCGAGGACGGCGCCGGTCCACAGGCGCCAGGGGACCCGGCCGCGCCGGCGCCACGCCTCGTACCCGGCGGCGAGCACCACGGCACCGGCCACCGCGAAACCGCTGGGCCGGGCGAGGCCGGCGAGCGCGGCCAGTGTCCCGGCCCACAGCCAGCGGCCCTTGAGCACGCAGTACAGCGACCAGACGGCGAGCGCGGCGAACAGCGACTCGGTGTAGGCGATGGTCAGTTCGACGGCGTGCGGCATCACGGCCCACAGGCCGACCAGCGCGGTGGCGACGCCCCGGCCGTGGAGCAGGTGGCCGACGGCGTAGACGCCGTACGCGGCCACCCCTGCCGCGAGCCAGGCGACGAGCAGGGCCGCCTGGCCGGGGGTGAGCGGCAGGACGGTGCCGAGCGCCCTGATCAGCGCCGGGTAGAGGGGGAAGAACGCCCAGTCGGTCTGGACGGCGCCCTGCGAGGTGAGCCAGATCTTGTGGCCGTAGCCCTCGGCGGCGATGTGCAGGTACCAGCGCGAGTCCCAGGAGTGGGCCAGCGTTCTCAGCAGCGGCCGCCCGCGCAGGGCGTTGGTCGCGATCACCACGAGGATGCCGGTGAGCCGGACGGCCGCGAACAGGGCGAGGGCCGGCACCGCCCCCTCGGGAGTCCCGCGCCGGGCGATCCGGGGCAGGTCGAAGGGGCCGGCGGGGCGGGGCGGAACGGCCGGTTCGGGCCGGGGGACGGAGGAGGTGCTCACTCTGCTGACCTTGGGCACGCCGGGTAAGACGTGCAATTCACGACTCGGGTTTCTTACGCACTTCCACCCTGAATCAGGAATTGGGCAAGCAATGGGTGTAAATCCCTTACACCCGCAGGTCGTCACCGCTTCGGGCACCCCCGTGCGGGCTCGTCCGGGGCTCCCAGTAGGGTGTGGTTACCATATGAGCGCTGCCTAGCTCGAAAGATAGATGTTGTGACTGTCAACGACGACTCGTTCACCAACTGGAAGAACCGCGAGGAGATCGCGGAGTCGATGATCCCGCTCATCGGGAAGCTGCACCGCGAGCGGGACGTCACCGTCCTGCTGCACAGCCGCTCCCTGGTGAACAAGTCGGTGGTCAGCATCCTCAAGACGCACCGCTTCGCCCGGCAGATAGCCGGCGCGGAGCTGTCCGTCACCGAGACCATGCCCTTCCTGAAGGCCCTGACCACCCTGGACCTCGGCCCCTCCCAGATCGATCTGGGCATGCTCGCCACGATGTACAAGGCCGACGAACGCGGCCTGAGCGTCGAGGAGTTCACCGCCGAGGCGGTCGCCGGGGCCACCGGCGCCAACAAGATCGACCGGCGCGAGCCGCGCGATGTCGTGCTCTACGGCTTCGGCCGCATCGGCCGGCTCGTCGCCCGTCTGCTGATCGAGAAGGCCGGCTCCGGCAACGGGCTGCGCCTGCGGGCCATCGTGGTGCGCGGCGGCGGCGCCCAGGACATCGTCAAGCGCGCCTCGCTGCTGCGCCGCGACTCCATCCACGGCCAGTTCCAGGGCACCATCACGGTGGACGAGGACAGCAGCACGATCGTCGCCAACGGCAATGCCATCAAGGTGATCTACGCCGACGACCCGTCGTCCGTGGACTACACGCGGTACGGCATCCGGGACGCCATCCTCATCGACAACACGGGCAAGTGGCGCGACCGCGAGGGCCTGTCCAAGCACCTGCGCCCCGGCATCGACAAGGTCGTGCTGACCGCGCCCGGCAAGGGCGACGTCCCGAACATCGTGCACGGCGTCAACCACGACACGATCAAGCCGGACGAGCAGATCCTGTCCTGCGCCTCCTGCACCACCAACGCGATCGTCCCGCCGCTGAAGGCCATGGACGACGAGTACGGCGTGCTGCGCGGCCACGTGGAGACGGTCCACTCGTTTACCAACGACCAGAACCTGCTGGACAATTACCACAAGGCCGAGCGCCGTGGCCGCTCCGCGCCGCTCAACATGGTGATCACCGAGACCGGTGCCGCCTCCGCCGTGGCGAAGGCGCTGCCCGACCTCAAGGCGAAGATCTCCGGCAGCTCCATCCGCGTCCCGGTGCCGGACGTCTCCATCGCGATCCTCAACCTCCAGCTGGCCCGCGAGACCACCCGCGAGGAGGTCCACGACTACCTGCGCGAGGTGTCGCTGACCTCGCCGCTCAAGCGCCAGATCGACTTCACCACGGCGCCGGACGCGGTCTCCAGCGACTTCATCGGCTCGCGCCACGCCTCGATCGTGGACGCCGGCGCGCTGAAGGTCGACGGCGACAACGCGATCCTCTACCTCTGGTACGACAACGAATTCGGCTACTCGTGCCAGGTGGTCCGGGTCGTGCAGCACGTGTCGGGCGTGGAGTACCCGACGTACCCGGCCACGGCGGTCTGACGCCTGGCCCACGGCACCCGACGGCCGCCGACCGGAGTTCCGGTCGGCGGCCGTTCGCGCTTTCCATGACGGCGCCCGGATTTGCCTAAAGCCTTTAGGGAGACGCATAATCTGTTTCGGAAACAGGGAGGAAGCTGATGGTGCGTGCCGGACTGACCACCGAGCGACTGGTCCGCGCGGGCGCGGAGCTGGCCGACGAGGTGGGCTTCGACCAGGTGACGGTGTCGGCGCTGGCCCGCCGGTTCGACGTCAAGACGGCGAGCCTGTACTCGCACCTGAAGAGCTCCCAGGACCTCAAGACGCGGATCGCGCTGCTCGCCCTGGCGGAGCTGGCCGACCGCGCCGCCGAGGCACTCGCCGGACGGGCCGGCAAGGACGCGCTCGTCGCCTTCGCCGACGTCTACCGCGACTACGCCCTCGCCCACCCCGGCCGCTACACGGCGGCCCGGTACCCGCTGGACCACGAGACGGCCGCGGCGAGCGCGGGAGTACGGCACGCCCAGCTGATGCGGGCGATCCTGCGCGGCTACGACCTGGCCGAACCCGACCAGACCCACGCGGTGCGGCTGCTGGGCAGCGTGTTCCACGGCTACGTCAGCCTGGAGGCGGCCGGCGGCTTCAGCCACAGCGCGCCCGACTCGCAGGAGTCCTGGACCCGGATCGTGGAGGCGCTGGACTCCCTGCTGCGCAACTGGCCGGCTCGTTGAGCCGCGCCCCCGAACCCATGGAAAAGCAGGACCGGATGATGCACACCACCCCGCTCACCGCCGACCTGATACGCGGCGCCCTCGACCTGGAACGCACCGAGCGGGGGCTGTTGCCGCACCGGCTGCCGGCCAGGGCCCGCGCCCAGTGCGCCGA
This Streptomyces misionensis DNA region includes the following protein-coding sequences:
- a CDS encoding SelB C-terminal domain-containing protein codes for the protein MRVLATAGHVDHGKSALVRALTGMEPDRYEEERRRGLTLDLGFVWTRLGPDGEHLAFVDVPGHERFVPTMLAGAGPVPAVLFVVAADQGWQPQSQEHLAVLDALGVRHAVLAVTRSDLADPEPVRADAVSRLAETSLGKVASVAVSSVTGAGLDELRAELARMAAELPDPDPEADVRLWLDRAFTVRGHGTVVTGTLGAGTLRVGDRLVTGDGSAVLRVRGLQSLHENREFVGGVARVAVNVHGQGDAALRRGQVLLTPDRWLTTEVIDVRVGGEPVAELPRQATLHIGTAAVPATLRPVGEDTARLTLGRSLPLRIGDRAVLREPGGGRVPSGVTVLDVRPPRLTRRGAGRARAAELAALTGRPDGAAELRRRKLIRRADLIAMGAPAPAAPVTGDWLADEKYWTELRARLAAETERHAHAHPLDPGLPTEAARRLLGLPDRALVDALAEASPRLRADNGRLYAPDTPGLPAPVRAAVDAVRRDLARTPFRAPEAGRLDELGLNRRTLAAAVTAGALLRIADGIVLLPGADAEAAAVLRTLPQPFTLSEARRALDTTRRVAVPLLEFLDARGLTERVDDQRRRCRTGPAAGRGRPVAAFGRDGDRYR
- a CDS encoding TetR/AcrR family transcriptional regulator; the encoded protein is MVRAGLTTERLVRAGAELADEVGFDQVTVSALARRFDVKTASLYSHLKSSQDLKTRIALLALAELADRAAEALAGRAGKDALVAFADVYRDYALAHPGRYTAARYPLDHETAAASAGVRHAQLMRAILRGYDLAEPDQTHAVRLLGSVFHGYVSLEAAGGFSHSAPDSQESWTRIVEALDSLLRNWPAR
- the selA gene encoding L-seryl-tRNA(Sec) selenium transferase — protein: MEQRVTPRAADAVGAKAATADVTVAKAGGPRGEGAAATGVKGDAGAGAVTGARGEAAGGAPRAGRSGDGPGGGDVRRRVPRTDVLLRDPRLAAAVERLGQAVVKAAVREAQQWARDGRVPPERVPETALGLLPGTASGLRPVINATGVLLHTNLGRAPLSDAARQAVAEAAGPTDVELDLTTGVRARRGRSALAALRERVPAAGDAHVVNNGAAALVLAATALAAGKEIVVSRGEMVEIGDGFRLPDLLVSTGARLREVGTTNRTTAADYADAIGPGTGFVLKVHPSNFRITGFTRSAEVGELAGLGVPVVVDIGSGLLAPHPALPEEPDAATQLRAGAALVTASGDKLLGGPQCGLLLGDRDLVRALARHPLARALRVDKLTLAALEATLSGPPTPTARALTADPAGLRARADRLAAELGAHGIDVRAVDSTATVGGGGAPGVELPSVALSLPEPYAAALRTGRLPVVGRLEAGRCLLDLRAVPPADDERLARAVRSAGTEGRRA
- a CDS encoding glyceraldehyde-3-phosphate dehydrogenase encodes the protein MTVNDDSFTNWKNREEIAESMIPLIGKLHRERDVTVLLHSRSLVNKSVVSILKTHRFARQIAGAELSVTETMPFLKALTTLDLGPSQIDLGMLATMYKADERGLSVEEFTAEAVAGATGANKIDRREPRDVVLYGFGRIGRLVARLLIEKAGSGNGLRLRAIVVRGGGAQDIVKRASLLRRDSIHGQFQGTITVDEDSSTIVANGNAIKVIYADDPSSVDYTRYGIRDAILIDNTGKWRDREGLSKHLRPGIDKVVLTAPGKGDVPNIVHGVNHDTIKPDEQILSCASCTTNAIVPPLKAMDDEYGVLRGHVETVHSFTNDQNLLDNYHKAERRGRSAPLNMVITETGAASAVAKALPDLKAKISGSSIRVPVPDVSIAILNLQLARETTREEVHDYLREVSLTSPLKRQIDFTTAPDAVSSDFIGSRHASIVDAGALKVDGDNAILYLWYDNEFGYSCQVVRVVQHVSGVEYPTYPATAV
- a CDS encoding PP2C family protein-serine/threonine phosphatase is translated as MPRKRSTDDGDELLARLGSLTAQARERAELQRTQVELAIALQRGMLPRDLPSAPGLHLAVRYAPACYGLNVGGDWYDAFPLPDGRIGLSIGDVQGHNIEAAAFMGQVRAGLRALAFATGEPGELLARTNDLLLSLGSELFATCTFVRVDPATGVLESARAGHIPFVWATADGKSGVVDDEGGPPLGVQRGVEYPVARHRLTTGGLCVLLTDGVVEGPLLDVEAGLDQVVRLAGIAAVAGLESQALAAAVIKGAESVGHEDDAAVLVVGLDGPGPRL
- a CDS encoding MASE1 domain-containing protein encodes the protein MAAVVGIAELRRPGGYVVQVLAVAACYYGAGRLGLLRELSVESAVVTPIYPPTGVAVAALLILGIGCWPGITLGALGIILSLAPPGPDLVGILFGSTAAPVCAAILLHLARFRVDLSRFRDGLALVFLGALGAMTISATVGVGMLVLTGKLATHAFWPVWLAWWVGDAVGVLLVTPLLLLLRGVRLPPSFGRWKEATALALITCVLVPVAVYSSVSLLFLVYPLIIWAALRFQLAGSVLCALFTSVLASLAATEARGAFHGLSAIEVMAKLQAFNGAMALTALLMSALITEQRNTRRSVELACQELVEVLEHLTAGDVPVPRPPPGADGAGGAGGGRSRR